The nucleotide window AGTCCGTTCGGGCATTCGCACAAGCAATCTTTCATGCCGGCAGACCATCACAGGGTGGAAGAGCCGAGGGCACCTATGACTAGCAGACTGTTGAAAAACTCAGGTTGTTCAAAAATAGTCAGATCGTCGCACCCGCAGAGAGCCCTGCGGAGGCGTAGTACCCCGCAGGGCATAAACAGCGCTACGCCGCACAATGGGGCTTTCGAGGACGGCGGCGAGATGGCTGTTTTTCAACAACCTGCTAGAACGGGCAGGCATCTTTCCCGCCTCTTCTGTGGCGCACTGACGCTGCTGCTCCTCAACGGCTGCAGCTATTTCCGCGACACCTCCCCCTTCACCGAAGCGAACGATCTCTTCAGCAAGGGGAATTACAGCGCCTCCCTGGAAAAGTATGAGCAGATAGGTGAAAAGCTCCCCGCGGCGCGCGACCGGGTATTGTTCGAAAAGGGGGTCATCCTTGCCTATCCCAAGAATGGTCAGAAGGATTATCAGCAGGCCCTGGACTGTTTCCAGCAGCTCGTCAGGGACTATCCTGAGAGCCCCTACCGGCAGAACAGCGAGGCGCTGATCTTCACCATAAGCAATGTCGTGCTCAAGGACGCGACGATTGCCACGCAGCAGGCACAGATCGACACGCTCCACCGTGAGCTTGCCGGCAGGGAGGGAGAGATTGCGGCACTGCAGGAAAATATCAAGGCCCTCAAGCAGAAGGTTTTCGCCGTCGCCACCCGGAGCGGAGCGGTGGACAGGATTTTGATAGAAAAGAACGAGCGGCGGCTGACGTTACTTGCCAAGGGCGAGGCGGTCAAAACCTACCGGATCGCCCTGGGGGGCAACCCGGTTGGCCCGAAGGAACGGCAGGGGGACAATAAGACTCCGGAGGGGATCTACACCATCGATGCCAGAAATAAGGACAGCGGCTATCACCTGTCGCTGCACATTTCCTATCCGAACGAGAAAGACAGAAAGCGGGCACGGGAACTGGGAGTCTCTCCCGGGGGGGATGTCATGATCCACGGCATCAAGAACGGTTTCTCATGGGTCGGTAATGCCCACGCCGAAGTGGACTGGACCAAAGGGTGCATTGCCGTGAGCAACGAGGAGATAGAGGAAATAGCACGAGTTGCGTCCAGCGGCACGATCGTTGAGATACGGCCGTAGCAGAGCCGTCATCTCCACGTCG belongs to Geobacter sp. SVR and includes:
- a CDS encoding L,D-transpeptidase family protein is translated as MAVFQQPARTGRHLSRLFCGALTLLLLNGCSYFRDTSPFTEANDLFSKGNYSASLEKYEQIGEKLPAARDRVLFEKGVILAYPKNGQKDYQQALDCFQQLVRDYPESPYRQNSEALIFTISNVVLKDATIATQQAQIDTLHRELAGREGEIAALQENIKALKQKVFAVATRSGAVDRILIEKNERRLTLLAKGEAVKTYRIALGGNPVGPKERQGDNKTPEGIYTIDARNKDSGYHLSLHISYPNEKDRKRARELGVSPGGDVMIHGIKNGFSWVGNAHAEVDWTKGCIAVSNEEIEEIARVASSGTIVEIRP